From Neosynechococcus sphagnicola sy1, one genomic window encodes:
- a CDS encoding pentapeptide repeat-containing protein yields the protein MNRHQQSSQVKTEDILERYAAGERDFSRQQLSGINLSGANLRGAKLAISDLSAADLSYADLRGSDLSGANLNRAKLSQANLQGANLKTANFEGAVLRGANLSQTNLSWATLKAANLFEATLAGAILFETKLSMAVLPDGTCLD from the coding sequence ATGAACAGACATCAGCAGAGCAGTCAGGTTAAAACTGAAGATATTTTAGAACGATACGCCGCTGGAGAGCGCGACTTTAGTCGCCAGCAACTCTCTGGGATCAACTTGAGTGGTGCCAATCTGCGAGGAGCGAAACTGGCGATCTCGGATTTGAGTGCCGCAGATTTAAGTTATGCAGATTTGCGGGGCAGCGATCTCAGTGGTGCCAACCTGAACCGGGCTAAACTAAGCCAAGCCAACCTCCAGGGCGCTAACCTCAAAACCGCGAACTTCGAGGGGGCGGTGCTGCGCGGAGCCAATCTCAGTCAGACGAATCTCAGTTGGGCAACCCTAAAAGCCGCCAACCTGTTTGAGGCCACCCTGGCAGGAGCGATTCTGTTTGAGACCAAGTTGTCCATGGCCGTGCTACCGGATGGAACCTGTCTGGATTAA
- a CDS encoding STAS domain-containing protein, translated as MVTPALPYRLLQLPERVEHVNVRAILAQVTDLMKWGTTAVLLDCHRVTFMDSSGLGLLVTILNRLEADGGHLYLCGVREHTLELLEATDLQQTIPIFEHEAAFCHWLTHAQPNQQLAIPDFSGTIEK; from the coding sequence ATGGTCACACCAGCACTTCCCTATCGCTTGCTTCAACTCCCTGAACGGGTTGAGCATGTCAATGTCAGAGCGATTCTAGCTCAGGTCACTGATCTGATGAAGTGGGGTACAACTGCTGTCCTCCTAGATTGTCATCGGGTTACGTTTATGGATAGCTCCGGACTAGGCTTATTGGTCACGATTCTGAATCGGCTTGAGGCCGATGGAGGACATTTGTATCTGTGTGGAGTCAGAGAGCATACTCTAGAACTGCTGGAAGCAACGGATCTCCAGCAGACCATCCCCATCTTTGAACATGAAGCCGCCTTTTGCCACTGGCTCACCCATGCCCAACCCAATCAGCAACTGGCTATCCCTGATTTTTCAGGCACAATTGAGAAGTAG
- a CDS encoding M48 family metallopeptidase: protein MSTAKLSLTGLTADAFRHPLDLDATSTLKQLPGLDVVVRSLLGPLAEQFFSLDHLAASILISEQQLPQYHQLLLDACRILDIEPPQLYLRQHPVPNAYTLAIRGKQPFIVLHTSLVDLLTPEEVQAVIAHELGHLKCDHGVYLTLANLIVLTAGQLPILGTFLAQGLQMQMLSWLRCAEFTCDRAALLVTQNPRIVMSVLMKLAGGSPQLAHQLNLDAFIAQARAYEDASSTEIGEALKQAQTVNLTHPVPVLRASEIDRWASTQAYQTLLQTAEIQYNSEAAIKGGWRNW from the coding sequence ATGTCTACTGCCAAGCTTTCCCTCACTGGTCTGACTGCGGATGCCTTCCGACACCCCTTGGATCTGGACGCTACTTCCACCCTCAAGCAATTACCAGGATTAGATGTGGTGGTGCGGAGCCTGCTAGGACCCTTAGCAGAACAATTCTTCTCGTTGGATCATCTAGCAGCCAGCATTCTCATCAGTGAGCAGCAGTTACCCCAGTATCACCAACTGCTGTTGGACGCCTGCCGCATTCTCGATATTGAGCCCCCGCAACTCTATCTGCGGCAGCACCCCGTACCCAATGCTTATACCCTGGCAATTCGGGGAAAGCAGCCATTTATTGTCCTCCACACCTCCCTGGTTGATTTACTGACGCCAGAGGAAGTGCAGGCGGTCATTGCCCATGAACTCGGTCATCTCAAATGTGATCATGGGGTCTACCTAACTCTGGCTAATTTAATTGTGCTCACCGCTGGGCAGTTACCAATTTTAGGCACCTTCCTGGCTCAGGGGTTACAGATGCAGATGCTCAGTTGGCTCCGCTGTGCAGAGTTTACTTGCGATCGCGCAGCTCTATTGGTCACTCAGAACCCTAGAATTGTCATGTCTGTGTTGATGAAATTGGCAGGTGGATCACCTCAACTTGCCCATCAGTTAAACTTAGATGCCTTTATTGCCCAGGCGAGAGCCTACGAAGATGCCAGTTCTACCGAAATAGGGGAAGCACTGAAACAAGCTCAGACTGTAAACTTGACTCACCCAGTTCCGGTGTTGCGCGCCAGTGAGATTGACCGCTGGGCCAGCACACAGGCATATCAAACTCTGTTGCAGACGGCTGAGATTCAGTATAATAGTGAAGCTGCTATCAAGGGCGGGTGGCGAAACTGGTAG
- a CDS encoding chlorophyll a/b-binding protein, producing MQDTQKITAPVTEDRNAWKFGFTPQAEIWNGRLAMIGFVAALATELLVGKGVLHFWGLM from the coding sequence ATGCAAGACACACAAAAAATCACAGCACCTGTTACGGAAGACCGGAATGCCTGGAAGTTTGGGTTTACCCCCCAAGCTGAAATCTGGAATGGTCGTTTGGCAATGATTGGTTTCGTTGCTGCCCTAGCAACTGAATTGCTTGTCGGCAAAGGTGTCCTTCACTTCTGGGGTCTGATGTAA
- a CDS encoding chlorophyll a/b-binding protein, with product MLKEDRNTWSFGFTVGAENWNGRLAMIGFVAALVTELATGQGVLHLLGLI from the coding sequence ATGCTGAAAGAAGACCGGAATACCTGGAGCTTTGGCTTTACTGTTGGTGCTGAGAACTGGAACGGTCGTTTAGCCATGATTGGCTTTGTGGCAGCGCTGGTTACTGAATTAGCAACAGGCCAAGGTGTCCTCCACCTGCTGGGACTGATCTGA
- a CDS encoding sensor histidine kinase: MDWSAGLWMLIGMGLGVGTSWGFLGTRSVVKTDSPADPVQLYLAKIQSLQSQLQCSELAYQMAITVGQFQAGYLARISHELRSPLSSIIGTHQLILADLCNDSAEEREFVSLAHAATLRMVSMLDQILRVAKLAAGRSRLKLQPLSLKTLFEEIDHLTCIQAQDRGLHLQVIYPHVEGAVVADQQWLQQVLLNLVATAIDAMTTGSIRLSAALLPEAGTVQIWVEDQRPDGAWAEPIDLLRMPPAPELATADHPSPGLTLLSNQMILAQMQGHLELVAPALPQRVSQPEDHEGFTTRICCTLPLATAYCAVNC; encoded by the coding sequence ATGGACTGGAGTGCTGGGTTGTGGATGTTGATCGGAATGGGGCTGGGGGTGGGGACGAGCTGGGGGTTTCTGGGAACCCGGTCAGTTGTTAAGACCGATTCCCCGGCGGATCCGGTACAGCTGTATCTGGCAAAGATCCAAAGCCTTCAATCACAATTGCAATGCTCGGAGTTGGCCTATCAGATGGCAATTACAGTCGGGCAGTTCCAGGCAGGGTATCTAGCCCGAATTTCCCACGAATTGCGATCGCCCCTGAGCAGCATTATTGGCACCCACCAACTGATTCTGGCGGATTTATGTAACGATTCGGCTGAAGAGCGGGAGTTTGTCAGCCTTGCCCATGCTGCGACGCTGCGAATGGTATCAATGCTGGATCAGATTCTCAGGGTGGCAAAATTAGCAGCGGGTCGTAGTCGTTTAAAGTTGCAACCCCTGTCTCTGAAAACGCTATTCGAGGAGATTGATCACCTGACATGCATACAAGCACAGGATCGAGGTCTCCACCTGCAAGTCATCTATCCCCACGTAGAGGGTGCAGTTGTGGCCGATCAGCAATGGTTACAACAGGTGCTCTTGAACTTGGTAGCCACCGCGATCGATGCCATGACGACCGGATCAATTCGCCTCTCTGCCGCCCTGCTTCCGGAAGCGGGTACGGTTCAAATTTGGGTTGAAGATCAACGTCCGGATGGTGCTTGGGCAGAGCCTATCGATCTCCTGCGAATGCCCCCAGCTCCAGAACTCGCAACGGCAGACCACCCATCGCCTGGGCTAACGCTCCTCAGCAACCAAATGATCTTGGCGCAAATGCAAGGTCATCTTGAACTAGTGGCACCCGCGCTACCGCAACGGGTTAGCCAACCTGAGGATCATGAGGGATTCACCACTCGAATTTGCTGCACCTTACCCTTGGCAACTGCCTATTGCGCTGTCAACTGTTAG
- a CDS encoding L-threonylcarbamoyladenylate synthase, whose protein sequence is MPQVTLYELVAGASSGSHLISFPTDTVPALAARPDCSHLIFAAKQRSLDKPLILMAATPEDLWPYVAGTPTELNIWQKMTQQYWPGALTLVLPASSRVPPQIHPRQPTTIGLRVPDRAIARTILAQTGPLATTSANRSGQPALQTMAAIAAAFPEVLTPLLADLVAIEGSSAPTLKESGVTLPSTIAKWSGVGWEILRQGSVRLKI, encoded by the coding sequence ATGCCCCAAGTGACGCTATATGAATTGGTGGCGGGTGCCAGCTCGGGCAGCCATCTGATTAGCTTTCCGACGGATACGGTTCCAGCCTTAGCAGCCCGCCCTGACTGCTCCCATCTAATTTTTGCCGCCAAACAGCGAAGTCTCGACAAGCCCTTAATTTTGATGGCTGCGACCCCGGAAGATCTCTGGCCCTATGTGGCTGGTACACCTACAGAATTGAATATTTGGCAGAAAATGACCCAACAGTACTGGCCAGGAGCCTTGACGTTGGTTCTCCCTGCGAGTTCCCGCGTTCCCCCCCAGATCCACCCACGGCAGCCAACCACGATTGGGCTCCGGGTTCCCGATCGGGCGATCGCCCGCACAATCCTGGCTCAAACGGGACCGCTGGCGACCACCAGTGCGAATCGTTCTGGTCAACCTGCCCTGCAAACAATGGCGGCGATCGCGGCAGCATTTCCAGAGGTTTTGACCCCATTGCTGGCGGATCTGGTCGCAATTGAAGGTAGTTCAGCCCCAACGCTGAAGGAAAGTGGTGTCACCCTCCCCTCCACGATTGCGAAATGGAGTGGGGTGGGGTGGGAGATTTTACGCCAAGGGTCGGTGAGGCTGAAAATCTAG
- the prmC gene encoding peptide chain release factor N(5)-glutamine methyltransferase yields MVFRQEITHLSDRCTLWVTGTELWRWRRTALEAAQSADIAAAEIDWFLQELTGLDRLRLYTLQDCPQIQIPYPLSEFSKLWDLRTHQRVPIQYLTGTTPWRHFSLAVSPAVLIPRPETELLIDLAIALAPTFLSDIAVPMHWVDLGTGSGAIALALNHAFPQATIHAVDYSPEALRIARYNAERQGLGGDRIQWYQGSWWEPLTALRGKLLGMVSNPPYIPSQMIAQLQPEVAWHEPHLALDGGADGLGCIRHLVQGAPDYLQTGGLWLVEMMAGQAATVVDLLTAQGDYTSIQVHRDLAGIDRFVSAVTQPRSGVSACPK; encoded by the coding sequence GTGGTTTTTAGGCAAGAAATAACCCATTTGTCCGATCGCTGCACCCTGTGGGTGACAGGTACTGAACTGTGGCGATGGCGAAGAACAGCCCTAGAAGCGGCACAATCCGCTGACATTGCTGCGGCGGAAATCGATTGGTTTTTACAGGAACTGACGGGGCTAGATCGTCTCAGACTCTACACCTTGCAGGATTGCCCCCAGATTCAGATCCCCTATCCTTTGTCAGAGTTCTCAAAGCTTTGGGACTTAAGAACTCATCAGCGGGTGCCGATTCAGTATTTGACGGGAACCACTCCCTGGCGTCATTTTTCTCTTGCTGTTTCCCCCGCAGTCTTAATTCCTCGGCCTGAGACCGAACTCTTAATTGATCTGGCGATTGCCCTGGCTCCCACCTTTCTGAGTGACATTGCGGTACCGATGCACTGGGTGGACTTGGGGACGGGGAGTGGGGCGATCGCCCTCGCGCTCAACCATGCTTTTCCCCAAGCGACAATTCATGCCGTTGATTACAGCCCAGAGGCTCTGAGGATCGCCCGATATAATGCCGAGCGGCAGGGACTGGGGGGCGATCGCATTCAATGGTATCAGGGCAGCTGGTGGGAGCCCCTCACAGCGCTTCGGGGCAAACTCCTGGGCATGGTCTCGAATCCACCTTATATTCCGAGCCAGATGATTGCCCAACTCCAACCAGAGGTGGCATGGCACGAGCCTCATCTAGCCCTTGATGGGGGGGCAGATGGTCTTGGGTGTATTCGCCACTTGGTGCAGGGTGCCCCCGACTATCTCCAGACGGGAGGGCTGTGGCTGGTGGAAATGATGGCGGGACAGGCAGCGACCGTGGTGGACTTGTTAACTGCTCAGGGAGACTATACCTCGATTCAGGTTCACCGGGATTTAGCAGGGATCGATCGCTTTGTCTCAGCGGTAACGCAGCCTAGATCTGGAGTATCGGCATGCCCCAAGTGA
- a CDS encoding Tic22 family protein — protein sequence METLKTRNPELAKNVRVVPISLGEIYKLMQKDRTKPDFLEFAYVPMQQQVTAALTILKQSDPKATQFSGVPLFVARGGPPERGSLTIQQGNQQVIPLFFSKEELQTMLERFKQQQPNLAASVDIQVLNLEGVLQTLKSGTSPQLNQLLLIPPRDSLEYVRSLNPGGAGQPQPPKPAPKPTPATTP from the coding sequence TTGGAGACGCTGAAAACTCGGAACCCTGAGTTAGCGAAGAATGTGCGCGTGGTGCCTATCTCCCTGGGGGAAATCTATAAGCTGATGCAGAAGGATCGGACAAAGCCTGATTTCCTGGAGTTTGCCTATGTTCCCATGCAACAACAGGTAACTGCAGCCCTCACGATCTTGAAGCAATCAGATCCAAAGGCAACTCAGTTTAGTGGGGTTCCCCTATTTGTTGCCAGAGGCGGACCCCCAGAACGGGGTAGTTTAACCATTCAGCAAGGGAATCAGCAAGTGATTCCGCTGTTCTTTAGTAAAGAAGAGCTCCAGACAATGCTGGAACGGTTTAAGCAACAACAACCCAACCTGGCAGCGTCCGTTGACATTCAAGTGTTGAATTTGGAGGGAGTCTTACAGACTCTCAAATCTGGTACGAGTCCCCAGTTAAACCAACTACTGCTGATCCCCCCCCGTGATTCCCTGGAGTATGTCCGCTCCCTTAACCCAGGAGGCGCTGGGCAGCCTCAACCACCCAAGCCAGCTCCCAAACCGACCCCAGCCACCACTCCCTAG
- the pilM gene encoding type IV pilus assembly protein PilM — protein sequence MVSILKNLLSKKTKGIGIELAPDRVNIAQLRKQSSGFKLTALTTIPIPEGMIQEGQITDPTALAELIQSALSEIKLKVKRIATAIPGREAVTRLIPVPAELDDRELREMVLNQEAGLYLPFPREEADVDYQKLGLFIDEDGIEKVQVLLVATRKEVTDSYISTFQQAGLEIDVLEISSFSLIRTIREQLRQFAPQEAVAIVDVEFESTEISIVVDGVPQFSRTVPIGTHQIQTALSRAMNLPASRNMEVLQGLTIPVSPTDSMNTGKLNAPNPGMSAMMRVLGELADELRRSIDFYLNQGENLEVAQLLLAGPGASIGQLDDFLLNV from the coding sequence GTGGTTAGCATCTTAAAGAATCTATTGTCTAAGAAGACCAAGGGCATTGGCATTGAGCTAGCCCCTGATCGTGTCAACATAGCACAGCTGCGAAAGCAGAGTTCTGGTTTCAAGCTGACGGCACTGACCACCATACCAATTCCTGAAGGCATGATTCAGGAGGGACAGATTACCGATCCCACTGCCCTCGCCGAGTTAATTCAATCCGCTCTTTCAGAGATTAAGCTAAAAGTCAAGCGCATCGCCACTGCGATTCCAGGACGGGAAGCCGTCACTCGTTTGATTCCCGTGCCAGCGGAGCTGGATGACCGGGAGTTGCGGGAAATGGTCTTGAACCAGGAAGCAGGGCTGTATTTACCTTTTCCGCGTGAGGAGGCGGATGTCGATTATCAAAAGCTGGGGCTCTTTATTGATGAAGACGGGATTGAAAAGGTGCAGGTACTCTTGGTCGCTACTCGTAAAGAGGTGACCGATAGCTACATCAGTACTTTCCAGCAAGCTGGTTTAGAAATTGATGTCTTGGAGATCAGTAGCTTTTCGCTGATTCGTACCATTCGGGAACAGTTGCGTCAATTTGCGCCCCAGGAAGCCGTTGCCATCGTCGATGTGGAATTTGAAAGCACTGAGATATCTATTGTGGTGGATGGGGTACCTCAGTTTTCCCGAACAGTTCCCATTGGCACCCATCAAATTCAAACGGCTCTGTCCCGTGCGATGAATCTCCCAGCCTCCAGAAATATGGAGGTGTTGCAGGGATTAACCATTCCAGTGAGTCCCACTGATAGCATGAATACGGGTAAACTCAATGCCCCTAACCCTGGAATGTCTGCCATGATGCGGGTATTGGGTGAGTTGGCAGATGAGCTTCGCCGCTCGATTGACTTTTACCTCAACCAGGGAGAAAACCTGGAGGTTGCCCAATTGCTGCTGGCTGGGCCAGGAGCCTCGATTGGGCAACTGGATGATTTTTTACTCAACGTTTAA
- a CDS encoding PilN domain-containing protein produces the protein MYGLDINFLSDRLERPEASGGIIRAVNPESPVPLIAGIATGVLLPVVVGGLWLLLQNQNSNLEQQQAELDNQLKNLTTQLKDVAAIRSQISQVTGDTDALVGIFNQIKPWSALLQDIRDRTPPGIQIAAVKQTEPPPVPVVSTPSPSPSASPKAAAAGAPATPAAATPAAPATPAPPPPPPPIANLEISGVARSFSDINDFILILQQSPFLQTGTTRLIKADLIDNPTQVDLSKAPLATGAIVKMPKVVAYTIQTSLSDVPASELISELNRNGAVGLVSRIETLKTKGVIKP, from the coding sequence ATGTACGGTCTAGATATTAATTTCCTCAGCGATCGCCTGGAACGTCCTGAAGCCAGCGGTGGCATTATTAGGGCGGTCAACCCGGAAAGTCCAGTTCCCTTAATTGCCGGAATTGCAACAGGGGTCTTGCTTCCTGTGGTGGTTGGCGGTCTCTGGTTGCTGCTGCAAAATCAAAATTCCAATTTAGAACAGCAACAAGCAGAACTAGATAACCAGCTAAAGAACTTGACGACTCAGCTCAAGGATGTGGCAGCTATTCGGTCTCAAATTAGCCAGGTTACGGGGGATACAGACGCTTTAGTAGGTATCTTTAACCAGATTAAGCCTTGGTCTGCGTTGCTCCAAGATATTCGCGATCGCACCCCTCCCGGCATCCAAATTGCGGCTGTGAAACAGACCGAACCCCCGCCTGTCCCTGTTGTGTCAACCCCCTCCCCCTCTCCCAGTGCTTCTCCTAAAGCAGCGGCAGCAGGCGCACCTGCTACCCCGGCAGCTGCCACCCCAGCGGCACCGGCCACTCCAGCACCGCCGCCTCCCCCGCCCCCCATTGCCAATCTTGAAATTAGTGGAGTTGCCCGCTCCTTCAGTGATATCAATGACTTTATTCTGATCCTGCAACAGTCTCCCTTTTTACAAACGGGGACAACTCGGCTGATCAAGGCCGATCTGATCGATAACCCCACTCAGGTTGATTTGTCCAAGGCTCCCTTAGCAACGGGGGCAATTGTGAAGATGCCCAAAGTTGTTGCCTATACCATTCAGACCAGTCTTTCTGATGTACCAGCCTCTGAGCTGATCTCAGAATTAAATCGCAATGGTGCTGTCGGATTGGTCAGTCGGATCGAGACCCTCAAGACCAAAGGAGTAATCAAGCCATGA
- a CDS encoding pilus assembly protein PilO, which produces MTMSGDFASPSGQEAEASPSYPTAFGLTLTPMVSGILVALLGLAGAAYLLLNFVQPLWVQRQDLETNIQTKQEQVKRQQESLKQIAQVKGELEAAQQRQTEVFSLFADEAELETLLLDLNRIVNTRKGKLVSFVPASKVPEIVIDSSLGAAVNGKLRRQVYKVQLEGNFDQTRQILLTLERLQPLLVMKNLTSVLDSSEQKLLIGMQGTKLIPVGQADTKIKTVLDLIALLPLETKPNLTAPVETKPNPTAPVPAKP; this is translated from the coding sequence ATGACAATGAGTGGAGATTTTGCTTCTCCAAGTGGGCAAGAGGCAGAGGCGTCCCCTAGCTATCCAACTGCCTTTGGGTTGACCCTCACCCCGATGGTCAGTGGCATCCTAGTGGCACTGCTCGGTTTGGCGGGTGCTGCCTATCTGCTCCTGAACTTTGTCCAACCCCTGTGGGTGCAAAGGCAAGATCTGGAGACCAATATTCAAACCAAGCAAGAACAGGTCAAGCGTCAGCAAGAAAGTTTAAAGCAGATTGCCCAAGTTAAAGGTGAGCTAGAAGCGGCTCAGCAACGCCAGACGGAAGTATTCTCCTTGTTTGCGGATGAAGCAGAGCTGGAGACCCTACTACTTGATCTCAATCGGATTGTGAATACCCGCAAGGGTAAACTTGTGAGCTTTGTCCCAGCATCCAAGGTTCCAGAAATTGTCATTGATAGCTCTTTAGGTGCCGCCGTCAATGGCAAACTCAGGCGGCAAGTCTACAAAGTGCAACTCGAAGGCAACTTTGATCAAACCCGACAAATTTTATTGACCCTAGAGCGTCTCCAGCCATTACTGGTGATGAAAAACTTGACATCGGTACTCGACTCCTCGGAGCAGAAACTTTTAATCGGCATGCAAGGGACCAAGCTGATTCCTGTAGGTCAGGCTGATACCAAGATCAAAACGGTGTTGGATCTGATTGCTTTGTTACCCCTTGAGACGAAACCTAATCTAACTGCTCCAGTGGAGACGAAACCTAATCCGACTGCTCCAGTCCCTGCCAAACCCTAG
- a CDS encoding type IV pilus secretin family protein translates to MVRKYTGFSGIILGGSAALLATQPAWAATAAITSIQLQPTEDGLSLLLETSTGQSPQVSTTGDAHQWVAEVVNAQLRLPHGESFYQQHPMPGISAVRVTALDANRVRVSVVGDPETSLGKMLQLQSSKGLLLSLSNPQPSLESAPVVAAATEQPDQTPTTTARSTVSPEIASNPESAPTSISVPTSPTLIAQTPAVLVPNPKVTVTGSGVNSVPTIAQPSNIVIPNPRITLDGTGSNSTSAPTPSAAPPTLPRAIAPPVGDIAISNIGGFTSVIDLGTSQRVPRLVLRDAPVREVLTLLARAAGLNVAFTTEAPTRLGQATLNQDSSSEGPRISLDIENESIQDVFNHVLRVSGLQANRVGRTIFVGVRLPVEARNVVVRSLRLNQVSVVDAANFLSAQGAETQQPITRVTIQQVGTGLNARDVEIREPAIIALAAREGTGTLLLTGLSIVADARTNTITLIGEPQKVEMASSLLTQLDARKRQVIVNVKIVDVNLLALNESSSSFSFGINDSFFVFDKGAAVLNFGPYNPPQRIISNHQSDQPDYRCEPLRVGNTIPRATVF, encoded by the coding sequence ATGGTGAGAAAATATACAGGGTTCAGTGGAATCATCCTTGGTGGTAGTGCTGCGTTACTCGCAACTCAACCTGCTTGGGCCGCAACTGCGGCCATCACATCTATCCAACTCCAGCCAACAGAGGATGGTCTCAGTCTACTTCTGGAAACAAGTACGGGACAATCGCCCCAAGTCTCGACAACTGGGGATGCTCATCAATGGGTGGCCGAGGTCGTCAATGCCCAACTGCGCTTACCCCATGGTGAAAGCTTTTACCAACAACATCCGATGCCGGGGATCTCAGCCGTCAGGGTAACGGCTCTTGATGCTAACCGTGTTCGGGTTAGCGTGGTCGGTGATCCTGAGACATCCTTGGGGAAAATGCTCCAATTGCAAAGTAGTAAGGGCTTACTCTTAAGTCTGTCCAACCCTCAACCCTCCCTGGAATCGGCCCCAGTAGTGGCTGCGGCAACTGAGCAACCAGACCAAACCCCAACAACCACTGCTAGATCCACTGTCTCACCAGAGATTGCAAGTAATCCCGAATCAGCACCCACTTCTATCTCTGTACCAACGTCCCCCACCCTCATTGCCCAAACGCCAGCAGTTCTGGTTCCCAATCCCAAAGTTACCGTGACGGGTTCGGGGGTTAACTCTGTTCCCACGATCGCCCAACCCTCCAATATTGTGATTCCCAATCCTAGGATTACCCTGGATGGTACTGGCTCAAACTCAACATCAGCACCCACACCCAGTGCAGCTCCGCCTACCTTGCCCAGGGCGATCGCACCGCCAGTGGGGGACATTGCAATTTCCAACATCGGTGGATTTACGAGTGTGATTGATCTGGGTACGAGCCAACGGGTGCCTCGCCTAGTTCTCAGAGATGCGCCAGTGCGAGAAGTACTCACCTTGCTGGCAAGAGCTGCGGGATTGAACGTTGCTTTTACAACGGAAGCACCCACCCGGCTAGGTCAGGCAACCTTGAATCAGGATTCATCCTCTGAAGGTCCCCGAATCTCGCTGGATATCGAGAATGAATCGATTCAAGATGTATTTAACCATGTCCTGCGGGTGAGTGGTCTTCAAGCCAATCGAGTCGGTCGCACCATTTTTGTGGGGGTGCGGCTACCCGTAGAGGCTCGCAATGTGGTCGTTCGTTCCCTGCGGCTCAATCAAGTCAGTGTGGTGGATGCCGCCAACTTTTTGAGTGCCCAGGGGGCAGAGACCCAGCAGCCGATCACTCGCGTTACCATCCAACAGGTGGGAACTGGACTCAATGCGCGGGATGTAGAAATTCGTGAACCTGCCATTATTGCCCTAGCGGCTCGTGAGGGCACGGGTACCCTGTTGTTAACTGGATTGTCAATCGTGGCGGATGCGCGCACCAATACTATCACGTTGATTGGTGAGCCACAGAAGGTAGAAATGGCATCTAGCCTCCTAACACAACTGGATGCCCGAAAACGCCAAGTGATTGTCAATGTCAAGATTGTTGATGTCAACTTACTGGCTTTGAATGAATCGAGCAGTAGTTTTTCCTTTGGCATTAACGATAGCTTCTTTGTCTTTGACAAGGGAGCGGCAGTCTTAAATTTTGGGCCTTATAACCCCCCCCAGCGCATTATCAGCAACCACCAGTCTGATCAGCCCGACTACCGTTGCGAACCCCTACGCGTCGGGAACACCATTCCTAGGGCCACAGTTTTTTAA
- a CDS encoding type II secretion system protein GspD has translation MPQATSPLSPGTPGAPGLQNFQLSPSGNPLQPGITDFTPGTADSPSTITYGLPTFFRYPTQFLSQLQAQVQSGNAKILTDPTMVVQEGEEATVALTQEVVGNITNTTTSTNSTSTQTVTANIVNAGLTLDIKIERIDDNGFVTLTVNPTIATIGSTQNITVGRDTNQIALLNTRTISSGRIRLRDGQTLILSGIITEADRTTVTKVPILGDIPILGALFRATSKQNERQEVIVMLTPQIMDDSDRATFGYGYTPGPEVRRILNQP, from the coding sequence GTGCCCCAGGCTACAAGCCCACTCAGTCCAGGAACCCCCGGTGCCCCCGGCTTACAGAACTTTCAGTTGAGTCCCAGCGGCAACCCCCTGCAGCCGGGAATCACAGATTTTACACCGGGTACCGCTGACTCACCCAGCACCATTACCTATGGTCTGCCCACCTTTTTCCGTTACCCCACCCAATTCCTATCTCAGCTCCAAGCCCAGGTTCAAAGTGGCAATGCTAAAATCCTTACCGATCCCACCATGGTAGTTCAGGAGGGTGAGGAGGCTACCGTTGCCTTGACCCAAGAGGTTGTGGGCAATATTACCAATACCACCACCTCAACCAATTCCACATCGACTCAAACGGTGACCGCTAATATTGTCAATGCTGGGTTAACCCTCGATATCAAGATTGAGCGTATTGATGACAATGGCTTTGTTACCTTGACTGTCAATCCGACTATCGCCACCATTGGCAGTACTCAGAACATTACCGTTGGTCGAGATACCAACCAAATCGCCCTCTTAAATACCAGAACCATCAGTTCTGGGCGCATCCGACTTCGGGATGGGCAAACACTGATTCTGTCTGGGATCATTACGGAAGCCGATCGCACAACCGTCACCAAAGTCCCGATTTTAGGTGATATTCCGATTCTAGGAGCCTTGTTCCGTGCGACGAGCAAACAAAATGAGCGCCAAGAAGTTATCGTCATGTTGACGCCCCAAATCATGGATGATTCCGATCGCGCTACGTTTGGCTATGGCTACACACCAGGGCCAGAGGTGCGGCGGATCTTAAATCAGCCCTAA